A single Leptolyngbya sp. FACHB-261 DNA region contains:
- the cobU gene encoding bifunctional adenosylcobinamide kinase/adenosylcobinamide-phosphate guanylyltransferase yields MNCILVTGPTRSGKSEWAERLAEHWAKQNRQPVIYVATAKADPSDPEWTARLEQHRQRRPPHWQTLESPHDLAELLRSAQPQTCWLVDSLGTWLANRLDEDELVWQQTRDELVAALAASPATVILVAEETGWGIVPAYELGRRFRDRLGELSRCVGRVAAQVYLVVAGYALNLTELGVSVDSKTDLKN; encoded by the coding sequence TTGAACTGCATCCTGGTCACGGGACCGACTCGCTCGGGCAAAAGTGAGTGGGCTGAGCGCCTAGCGGAGCATTGGGCTAAGCAGAATCGACAGCCTGTCATCTATGTTGCTACGGCTAAAGCTGACCCCAGTGACCCAGAGTGGACTGCGCGTCTAGAGCAGCATCGCCAGCGGCGACCGCCCCATTGGCAAACTCTAGAGTCTCCCCATGACCTTGCCGAACTGCTGCGCTCAGCCCAGCCCCAAACCTGCTGGCTGGTCGATTCCCTTGGCACCTGGTTGGCTAATCGTTTGGACGAAGATGAACTGGTTTGGCAGCAGACCCGTGATGAGTTGGTAGCGGCATTGGCTGCCAGTCCGGCAACGGTGATTCTGGTAGCAGAGGAAACTGGTTGGGGGATAGTGCCCGCCTATGAGCTGGGCCGTCGCTTTCGGGACCGGCTGGGAGAGCTGAGCCGTTGTGTGGGACGGGTTGCTGCTCAGGTTTATCTAGTGGTGGCTGGTTATGCCTTGAATTTGACTGAGCTGGGAGTGTCCGTCGACTCCAAAACTGACCTCAAGA
- a CDS encoding ABC transporter ATP-binding protein: MARSQLKQLASYLAPHRRQLLLGTGALLIVNIIGVYVPWLIKESVDTLEVAQNAETLLHPVLLVLGLACLMWVIRMASRIWLFGMGRQVEFDLKQKIFNHLLTMEPAYFTASSAGDLINRATSDVDNIRRLLGFAVLSLINTVFAYVLTLPLMLAIDVPLTLLTLMIYPVMFLLVFLFGDRLRTQQLEVQQELSDLSDLIQQDVSGIALVKVYAQELNERRAFAERNVRLLDANLKLAKTRNILFPILIGLASVSLLILLWVGGRKIADGSLTIGDFIALLLYVERLVFPTALLGFTITAYQRGQVSIDRVEAILSVRSQIHDRPGVISLPPERVRGRIEARDLTFYYPGNDYPALDRVNFTIEAGETVAIVGPIGSGKSTLANALPRLLNIAPQQLFLDGQDITTLRIHDLRGAIAYVPQDSFLFSTVMRNNIRYGEPDADQGAVEIAAKQSRIHDEVLTFPKGYDTLVGERGITLSGGQRQRTALGRALLIEAPVLVLDDALSSVDNQTATQILANLSAYGFGRGGSSQRKTVIFISHQLTAAATADRIFVMDQGRMVQSGTHASLLQQSGLYRKLWNQQKLEEVLQ; encoded by the coding sequence ATGGCTCGCTCCCAACTAAAGCAACTTGCATCCTATCTGGCTCCTCACCGGCGTCAGCTTCTTTTGGGCACCGGTGCCCTTTTAATCGTCAACATTATTGGCGTTTACGTTCCCTGGCTGATCAAGGAGAGCGTTGACACCCTAGAAGTTGCACAAAATGCCGAGACACTCCTGCATCCGGTTTTGCTGGTTCTGGGGCTAGCTTGTCTGATGTGGGTGATCCGTATGGCCTCCCGCATCTGGCTGTTCGGCATGGGACGGCAGGTAGAATTCGATCTCAAGCAGAAGATCTTTAATCACCTGCTGACCATGGAACCGGCCTATTTCACCGCTTCCTCGGCTGGAGATCTGATCAACCGCGCTACCAGTGATGTTGACAATATTCGGCGGCTGTTGGGCTTTGCCGTCTTGAGCTTAATCAATACCGTCTTTGCCTACGTCCTGACGCTGCCGCTGATGCTAGCGATTGACGTGCCACTGACCTTGCTGACGCTCATGATCTATCCAGTCATGTTTTTGCTGGTGTTTCTGTTTGGCGATCGCTTGCGGACTCAGCAGTTAGAGGTGCAGCAGGAACTCTCAGACCTCAGCGACTTGATTCAGCAGGATGTGAGCGGCATTGCGCTGGTCAAGGTCTACGCGCAAGAGCTGAATGAGCGTCGTGCCTTTGCTGAGCGCAATGTACGCCTGCTCGACGCGAACCTTAAGCTAGCCAAAACGCGCAACATTCTGTTTCCGATTCTGATCGGTTTGGCGAGTGTCAGCCTGTTGATTCTGCTGTGGGTGGGTGGGCGCAAAATTGCCGATGGCAGCCTGACTATCGGTGATTTCATTGCGCTGCTGCTCTATGTTGAGCGACTGGTCTTCCCAACCGCATTGCTAGGGTTCACGATTACGGCTTATCAGCGGGGTCAGGTCAGCATCGACCGGGTGGAGGCTATTCTCTCGGTGCGGTCTCAGATTCACGACCGACCTGGAGTCATTAGCCTGCCACCTGAGCGAGTGCGCGGACGGATTGAGGCCCGAGATCTCACCTTCTACTATCCTGGCAACGACTATCCAGCCCTAGATCGGGTCAACTTCACGATTGAGGCCGGAGAAACGGTAGCGATTGTGGGACCAATTGGTTCTGGCAAGTCAACCCTGGCTAATGCTCTGCCCCGGCTGCTCAACATCGCACCCCAACAGCTGTTTCTAGACGGGCAGGACATTACAACGCTGCGTATTCACGACCTGCGCGGCGCCATCGCCTATGTGCCACAGGATAGCTTCCTGTTCAGCACGGTTATGCGCAACAACATTCGTTACGGCGAGCCAGATGCTGACCAGGGCGCAGTCGAAATCGCCGCTAAACAGTCCCGCATCCACGACGAAGTGCTGACCTTCCCCAAGGGTTACGACACCCTGGTGGGCGAACGCGGGATTACGCTTTCGGGAGGCCAACGGCAGCGAACGGCGCTAGGGCGAGCGCTGCTCATCGAGGCACCGGTTTTGGTCCTTGATGATGCGCTCTCCAGTGTAGATAACCAAACTGCCACCCAAATTTTGGCGAACCTGTCGGCTTACGGTTTTGGCCGGGGTGGTTCCAGCCAACGCAAAACCGTGATTTTTATCTCGCACCAGTTGACGGCAGCAGCTACGGCTGATCGCATTTTTGTAATGGATCAAGGCCGCATGGTGCAGAGTGGCACTCACGCCAGTTTGCTCCAGCAATCGGGCTTGTATCGCAAACTTTGGAACCAACAAAAGCTCGAAGAAGTATTGCAGTAA
- a CDS encoding YkvA family protein, protein MKFSIQALYDWYRQGIRNPKTRLWFIAGTLLYLVSPLDFLPDIFPIVGQLDDVALLGLLATEVTTLILDSYRNRRPERSVDVQTPTADAVDVDAVPVDAVTMDR, encoded by the coding sequence ATGAAGTTCTCGATCCAAGCTCTGTACGATTGGTATCGCCAAGGCATTCGCAATCCCAAAACCCGTCTTTGGTTCATTGCTGGCACGTTGCTCTACTTGGTTAGCCCCTTAGATTTCTTGCCAGATATCTTCCCGATTGTGGGCCAGCTAGACGATGTGGCGCTGCTAGGCCTGCTGGCAACTGAGGTCACGACTCTGATCCTGGATAGCTATCGCAATCGCAGACCCGAGCGCAGTGTCGATGTACAGACTCCCACAGCTGATGCTGTCGACGTGGATGCCGTGCCTGTTGATGCCGTGACAATGGACCGCTAA